The Drosophila biarmipes strain raj3 chromosome 2L, RU_DBia_V1.1, whole genome shotgun sequence genome has a window encoding:
- the LOC108033747 gene encoding CD109 antigen isoform X1, which yields MLRLFLCGFILLFALQINADAVYGHYSVVAPGTIRSNAKYTVSVAVHKADDPTRIKVSLNGPSYNETKEFELFPMSSRNVEFEVPKLASGDYNLTAEGISGIVFKNSTKLNYADEKPSTFIQTDKATYKPADLVQFRILFLDENTRPATIDKPISVVITDGAQNRIKQFSDVKLTKGVYSGELQLSEQPVLGTWKISVSVDGDNRETKSFDVDKYVLPKFEVTVDTAKDVVQADNVIRATIRAKYTYGKPVKGKATVTMEQNYGYYGDSEANKQEKTIDIDGKGHVEFDLNGLRSSQYSPPMKLFAIVTEELTGNKQNASATVRLHQQRYNIENLERPDHYHSKKSFIYKVVVKNVDGSPVTGTTKKAKITFQNEYRYWTQPSSESGITFEAPVDEKGIATFNVTLPDNDTRFYRVVASFDGSENHVGTMSKFQPELDRNEPLKIQVNTKTPRLGQKVSFDVISNEGMSYFVYTIVGRGNILESNIMYVPTGLDRITVKFEPTFSMVPKATIYVYYVLNDEFHFEEKSIDFEKDFLNSIEISAPVGAKPSEEVKLQVKTNYDSFVGLLGVDQSVLLLKSGNDLSQDEIFNSFNKYQTSTPWQRGYGRYPGQSSGLVTLTNAHYPFSTGVRVYSFYPGEVMSYRMGPPMLAMNSDFAYRSFPGAAGASISLNSVFSSRARSKPTAPPATIRREFPETWIFENVDGEGFTLTKKIPDTITSWVVTGFSLNPLTGIALTKNPSKIRVFQPFFVSTNLPYSVKRGEVIAIPVVIFNYLDKALDADVVMDNSDQEYEFTEATNEVLEKAIDEVRRVKRVTIPANSGKSVSFMIRPKNVGSTTLKITATSPLAGDTIHQKLKVEPEGVTQFENRAVFINLKDQPELSQSLEAEIPSEVVPQSEFIEFSVVGDLLGPTLQNLDNLVRMPYGCGEQNMVNFVPNILVLKYLEVTGRKLPAVESKARKFLEIGYQRELTYKHNDGSYSAFGKSDASGSTWLTAYVMRSFHQAGTYTDVDPKVVVAGLDFLVSKQKESGEFPEVGKLFDNANQNALGLTSFVLLAFFENHELLSKYQSAVEKAVQYVAEETDKTDDQYSLAIAAVALQLAKHPQAEKVLAKLENVARNENDRRWWSKAPESTGEEGRFFHWKPRSNDVEITSYVLLALLEKDAAEKSLPIMKWLISQRNSNGGFASTQDTVIGLQALTKFAYKTGSGSGTMDIEFAPAGGSKDTIKVNPENSLVLQTHVLPKDTRKLDFTAKGTGSAMVQLSYRYNLAEKDKKPSFKVTPTVKDSASNQLLVVDICAEYVPLDEADKEKDSNMAVMEIALPSGFVGDADSLGKIEAVDRVKRVETKNSDSTVIVYFDSLSPGDVRCLPVEASKAHAVAKQKPASVSLYDYYDTERKATEYYTVQSSLCDICEGSDCGEGCKKA from the exons ATGCTGAGGCTCTTTCTGTGCGGATTTATCTTGCTATTCGCTCTGCAAATCAATGCTGATGCCGTATACGG GCACTACTCGGTGGTTGCGCCTGGCACCATCCGATCCAACGCCAAGTACACGGTGTCCGTTGCCGTCCACAAGGCAGATGATCCCACTCGGATAAAAGTCAGTCTGAATGGACCATCCTACAATGAGACCAAGGAATTCGAGTTGTTCCCCATGAGCTCCAGGAACGTGGAGTTTGAGGTGCCCAAACTGGCCAGCGGCGACTACAACCTCACTGCTGAGGGAATAAGTGGTATTGTGTTCAAGAACTCGACCAAACTGAATTATGCGGATGAGAAGCCTTCGACCTTTATTCAAACTGATAAGGCCACCTACAAGCCCGCTGATCTCGTGCAGTTCCGTATCCTCTTCCTGGACGAGAACACTCGACCCGCCACGATTGACAAGCCAATATCCGTTGTAATCACCGACGGAGCCCAGAACAGGATTAAGCAGTTTAGTGATGTGAAGCTGACCAAGGGTGTCTACTCCGGGGAGCTCCAGTTGTCGGAGCAACCTGTTCTGGGTACCTGGAAGATATCCGTCAGCGTTGATGGTGATAACAGGGAGACCAAGTCCTTCGATGTGGACAAGTATGTCCTGCCGAAATTCGAGGTCACCGTGGACACAGCCAAGGATGTGGTCCAAGCAGATAATGTGATCAGGGCCACAATTCGCGCTAAATACACATACGGAAAACCAGTCAAGGGCAAGGCGACAGTTACGATGGAACAGAACTACGGATACTACGGAGATTCTGAAGCTAACAAACAGGAAAAGACCATCGACATCGATGGGAAGGGTCATGTAGAGTTTGATCTCAACGGGCTCCGAAGCAGCCAGTACTCACCCCCTATGAAACTCTTTGCCATTGTCACCGAGGAACTGACAGGCAACAAACAGAACGCCTCCGCTACAGTGCGTCTCCACCAGCAGCGGtataatatagaaaatttgGAAAGACCCGACCATTATCATAGCAAGAAGTCGTTTATCTATAAGGTTGTGGTGAAAAACGTAGATGGGTCTCCGGTCACGGGCACCACGAAAAAGGCCAAGATAACCTTTCAGAATGAGTATCGCTATTGGACACAGCCTTCCTCCGAGTCAGGCATCACTTTTGAGGCTCCTGTAGACGAGAAAGGCATCGCCACGTTTAATGTTACGCTGCCCGATAATGATACCAGATTTTACCGTGTTGTTGCCAGTTTCGATGGCTCAGAGAACCACGTTGGAACCATGTCAAAGTTCCAGCCAGAGTTGGACAGAAATGAACCCCTTAAGATTCAGGTGAACACGAAAAC GCCAAGACTGGGCCAGAAAGTTTCTTTCGATGTTATATCCAACGAAGGCATGTCCTACTTTGTTTACACTATTGTGGGCAGAGGTAATATTCTGGAAAGTAATATTATGTATGTGCCAACGGGTCTTGATAGGATTACTGTCAAGTTTGAACCAACGTTTAGCATGGTGCCCAAGGCAACGATCTATGTTTACTACGTCTTGAACGATGAGTTTCACTTCGAAGAGAAATCCATTGACTTTGAGAAAGATTTCCTTAACTCG ATTGAAATTTCGGCTCCAGTGGGCGCCAAGCCCAGTGAAGAGGTCAAGTTACAGGTTAAAACGAATTACGACTCCTTTGTGGGCCTCCTGGGTGTGGATCAGAGTGTCTTGCTGCTCAAGTCGGGAAACGATCTAAGCCAAGATGAAATCTTCAACAGCTTCAACAAGTACCAGACATCGACACCCTGGCAACGTGGTTATGGACGGTATCCTGGACAGAGCTCCGGATTGGTGACCCTAACCAACGCCCACTATCCCTTCAGCACTG GTGTCCGCGTGTACAGCTTTTATCCTGGAGAAGTGATGTCATATCGAATGGGTCCTCCAATGCTGGCCATGAACTCCGATTTTGCTTATCGAAGTTTTCCGGGAGCTGCAGGGGCTTCTATTAGCTTAAACAGTGTATTTTCGAGTCGGGCTCGTTCAAAGCCAACTGCACCACCAGCAACAATCCGGAGAGAGTTTCCAGAAACTTGGATTTTTGAAAA TGTGGATGGCGAAGGTTTCACCCTGACCAAGAAGATTCCGGATACAATTACCTCGTGGGTGGTGACGGGATTCTCCCTGAACCCCTTAACCGGTATTGCTTTGACCAAGAACCCCAGCAAGATTCGAGTGTTCCAGCCCTTTTTCGTGTCCACCAATCTGCCGTATTCCGTTAAGCGAG GCGAGGTAATTGCCATTCCGGTGGTGATATTCAACTACCTGGACAAGGCCCTCGATGCAGACGTAGTTATGGACAACTCAGACCAGGAGTACGAGTTTACCGAGGCCACCAATGAGGTGTTGGAGAAGGCGATCGATGAGGTGCGCCGGGTCAAGAGGGTCACGATTCCAGCCAACAGTGGCAAGAGTGTGTCATTTATGATCCGCCCGAAGAACGTGGGATCCACAACCCTGAAAATCACGGCCACCTCTCCCTTGGCCGGCGACACCATCCACCAGAAACTGAAGGTAGAGCCGGAGGGCGTAACCCAGTTCGAGAACCGGGCAGTCTTCATCAATCTTAAAGATCAGCCGGAGTTGTCGCAGTCGCTGGAAGCCGAGATTCCCAGCGAAGTGGTACCTCAGTCTGAATTCATTGAGTTCTCTGTGGTGGGTGATCTGCTGGGACCCACGCTCCAGAACCTCGACAATCTGGTGCGCATGCCCTACGGTTGCGGAGAGCAAAACATGGTCAACTTTGTGCCCAACATCCTGGTGTTGAAATACCTGGAGGTCACTGGCAGAAAACTACCAGCCGTCGAGTCCAAGGCCAGGAAGTTCCTGGAGATCGGCTATCAGAGGGAACTGACCTACAAGCACAATGATGGCTCCTACAGTGCCTTTGGAAAGTCGGATGCCTCTGGCAGCACCTGGCTCACCGCCTACGTGATGCGGTCCTTCCATCAAGCGGGAACCTACACGGATGTTGATCCCAAGGTTGTGGTTGCAGGTCTCGATTTCCTCGTTTCCAAGCAGAAGGAGAGTGGCGAATTCCCGGAGGTGGGAAAACTCTTTGACAATGCCAACCAGAATGCCCTGGGTCTCACTTCGTTCGTACTACTGGCCTTCTTCGAGAATCAT GAACTCTTGTCGAAATACCAGTCGGCTGTTGAGAAGGCAGTTCAGTATGTGGCCGAGGAGACCGACAAGACGGACGACCAGTATTCCCTGGCCATTGCCGCCGTTGCCCTGCAACTAGCCAAGCATCCGCAAGCGGAGAAGGTCCTGGCcaagttggagaacgtggccCGAAACGAAAACGATCGCAGGTGGTGGTCCAAGGCTCCGGAGTCGACGGGAGAGGAGGGCAGATTCTTCCACTGGAAGCCTCGCAGCAACGACGTGGAGATCACCTCCTATGTGCTGCTCGCTCTCCTCGAAAAGGATGCGGCGGAGAAGTCGCTGCCCATCATGAAGTGGCTGATCTCACAGCGAAACAGCAACGGAGGATTCGCCTCCACCCAGGACACGGTGATTGGACTGCAGGCCCTCACGAAGTTCGCCTACAAGACGGGTTCCGGTTCGGGCACCATGGATATAGAGTTTGCTCCAGCGGGAGGATCGAAAGACACGATCAAGGTTAACCCTGAGAACTCACTTGTTCTGCAGACCCACGTCCTGCCCAAGGACACTCGCAAACTGGACTTCACAGCCAAGGGCACTGGATCTGCGATGGTCCAGCTATCCTACCGCTACAACCTGGCTGAGAAGGACAAGAAGCCCAGCTTTAAGGTGACGCCCACGGTGAAGGACTCCGCGTCCAACCAACTGCTGGTGGTGGACATCTGCGCCGAGTACGTGCCCTTGGATGAGGCCGACAAGGAGAAGGACTCCAACATGGCTGTCATGGAGATCGCGCTGCCCTCCGGATTTGTCGGAGACGCCGACAGCTTGGGCAAAATCGAAGCCGTGGATCGAGTGAAGCGCGTCGAGACCAAGAACTCCGACTCCACGGTGATCGTCTACTTCGACAGCCTGAGCCCCGGAGATGTCCGGTGCCTGCCGGTGGAGGCCTCCAAGGCGCATGCGGTGGCCAAGCAGAAGCCTGCCTCCGTTTCCCTGTACGACTACTACGACACGGAGCGCAAGGCCACCGAGTACTACACGGTGCAGTCGTCCCTCTGCGACATCTGCGAGGGCAGCGACTGCGGAGAGGGCTGCAAGAAGGCCTAA
- the LOC108033747 gene encoding thioester-containing protein 1 allele R1 isoform X4: MLRLFLCGFILLFALQINADAVYGHYSVVAPGTIRSNAKYTVSVAVHKADDPTRIKVSLNGPSYNETKEFELFPMSSRNVEFEVPKLASGDYNLTAEGISGIVFKNSTKLNYADEKPSTFIQTDKATYKPADLVQFRILFLDENTRPATIDKPISVVITDGAQNRIKQFSDVKLTKGVYSGELQLSEQPVLGTWKISVSVDGDNRETKSFDVDKYVLPKFEVTVDTAKDVVQADNVIRATIRAKYTYGKPVKGKATVTMEQNYGYYGDSEANKQEKTIDIDGKGHVEFDLNGLRSSQYSPPMKLFAIVTEELTGNKQNASATVRLHQQRYNIENLERPDHYHSKKSFIYKVVVKNVDGSPVTGTTKKAKITFQNEYRYWTQPSSESGITFEAPVDEKGIATFNVTLPDNDTRFYRVVASFDGSENHVGTMSKFQPELDRNEPLKIQVNTKTPRLGQKVSFDVISNEGMSYFVYTIVGRGNILESNIMYVPTGLDRITVKFEPTFSMVPKATIYVYYVLNDEFHFEEKSIDFEKDFLNSIEISAPVGAKPSEEVKLQVKTNYDSFVGLLGVDQSVLLLKSGNDLSQDEIFNSFNKYQTSTPWQRGYGRYPGQSSGLVTLTNAHYPFSTDADLFPFQPLILNGFPMPVAFSLAAPATALVGLAGPPSIASSPSQVPQVRKEFPENWIFYNAENVDGEGFTLTKKIPDTITSWVVTGFSLNPLTGIALTKNPSKIRVFQPFFVSTNLPYSVKRGEVIAIPVVIFNYLDKALDADVVMDNSDQEYEFTEATNEVLEKAIDEVRRVKRVTIPANSGKSVSFMIRPKNVGSTTLKITATSPLAGDTIHQKLKVEPEGVTQFENRAVFINLKDQPELSQSLEAEIPSEVVPQSEFIEFSVVGDLLGPTLQNLDNLVRMPYGCGEQNMVNFVPNILVLKYLEVTGRKLPAVESKARKFLEIGYQRELTYKHNDGSYSAFGKSDASGSTWLTAYVMRSFHQAGTYTDVDPKVVVAGLDFLVSKQKESGEFPEVGKLFDNANQNALGLTSFVLLAFFENHELLSKYQSAVEKAVQYVAEETDKTDDQYSLAIAAVALQLAKHPQAEKVLAKLENVARNENDRRWWSKAPESTGEEGRFFHWKPRSNDVEITSYVLLALLEKDAAEKSLPIMKWLISQRNSNGGFASTQDTVIGLQALTKFAYKTGSGSGTMDIEFAPAGGSKDTIKVNPENSLVLQTHVLPKDTRKLDFTAKGTGSAMVQLSYRYNLAEKDKKPSFKVTPTVKDSASNQLLVVDICAEYVPLDEADKEKDSNMAVMEIALPSGFVGDADSLGKIEAVDRVKRVETKNSDSTVIVYFDSLSPGDVRCLPVEASKAHAVAKQKPASVSLYDYYDTERKATEYYTVQSSLCDICEGSDCGEGCKKA; encoded by the exons ATGCTGAGGCTCTTTCTGTGCGGATTTATCTTGCTATTCGCTCTGCAAATCAATGCTGATGCCGTATACGG GCACTACTCGGTGGTTGCGCCTGGCACCATCCGATCCAACGCCAAGTACACGGTGTCCGTTGCCGTCCACAAGGCAGATGATCCCACTCGGATAAAAGTCAGTCTGAATGGACCATCCTACAATGAGACCAAGGAATTCGAGTTGTTCCCCATGAGCTCCAGGAACGTGGAGTTTGAGGTGCCCAAACTGGCCAGCGGCGACTACAACCTCACTGCTGAGGGAATAAGTGGTATTGTGTTCAAGAACTCGACCAAACTGAATTATGCGGATGAGAAGCCTTCGACCTTTATTCAAACTGATAAGGCCACCTACAAGCCCGCTGATCTCGTGCAGTTCCGTATCCTCTTCCTGGACGAGAACACTCGACCCGCCACGATTGACAAGCCAATATCCGTTGTAATCACCGACGGAGCCCAGAACAGGATTAAGCAGTTTAGTGATGTGAAGCTGACCAAGGGTGTCTACTCCGGGGAGCTCCAGTTGTCGGAGCAACCTGTTCTGGGTACCTGGAAGATATCCGTCAGCGTTGATGGTGATAACAGGGAGACCAAGTCCTTCGATGTGGACAAGTATGTCCTGCCGAAATTCGAGGTCACCGTGGACACAGCCAAGGATGTGGTCCAAGCAGATAATGTGATCAGGGCCACAATTCGCGCTAAATACACATACGGAAAACCAGTCAAGGGCAAGGCGACAGTTACGATGGAACAGAACTACGGATACTACGGAGATTCTGAAGCTAACAAACAGGAAAAGACCATCGACATCGATGGGAAGGGTCATGTAGAGTTTGATCTCAACGGGCTCCGAAGCAGCCAGTACTCACCCCCTATGAAACTCTTTGCCATTGTCACCGAGGAACTGACAGGCAACAAACAGAACGCCTCCGCTACAGTGCGTCTCCACCAGCAGCGGtataatatagaaaatttgGAAAGACCCGACCATTATCATAGCAAGAAGTCGTTTATCTATAAGGTTGTGGTGAAAAACGTAGATGGGTCTCCGGTCACGGGCACCACGAAAAAGGCCAAGATAACCTTTCAGAATGAGTATCGCTATTGGACACAGCCTTCCTCCGAGTCAGGCATCACTTTTGAGGCTCCTGTAGACGAGAAAGGCATCGCCACGTTTAATGTTACGCTGCCCGATAATGATACCAGATTTTACCGTGTTGTTGCCAGTTTCGATGGCTCAGAGAACCACGTTGGAACCATGTCAAAGTTCCAGCCAGAGTTGGACAGAAATGAACCCCTTAAGATTCAGGTGAACACGAAAAC GCCAAGACTGGGCCAGAAAGTTTCTTTCGATGTTATATCCAACGAAGGCATGTCCTACTTTGTTTACACTATTGTGGGCAGAGGTAATATTCTGGAAAGTAATATTATGTATGTGCCAACGGGTCTTGATAGGATTACTGTCAAGTTTGAACCAACGTTTAGCATGGTGCCCAAGGCAACGATCTATGTTTACTACGTCTTGAACGATGAGTTTCACTTCGAAGAGAAATCCATTGACTTTGAGAAAGATTTCCTTAACTCG ATTGAAATTTCGGCTCCAGTGGGCGCCAAGCCCAGTGAAGAGGTCAAGTTACAGGTTAAAACGAATTACGACTCCTTTGTGGGCCTCCTGGGTGTGGATCAGAGTGTCTTGCTGCTCAAGTCGGGAAACGATCTAAGCCAAGATGAAATCTTCAACAGCTTCAACAAGTACCAGACATCGACACCCTGGCAACGTGGTTATGGACGGTATCCTGGACAGAGCTCCGGATTGGTGACCCTAACCAACGCCCACTATCCCTTCAGCACTG ATGCAGATTTGTTCCCATTCCAACCATTGATTCTCAATGGATTTCCGATGCCAGTTGCTTTTTCTTTGGCGGCACCTGCGACGGCTTTAGTAGGATTAGCTGGACCTCCATCGATAGCTTCATCACCGTCTCAAGTGCCACAGGTTCGAAAAGAATTCCCGGAGAACTGGATATTTTACAATGCTGAAAA TGTGGATGGCGAAGGTTTCACCCTGACCAAGAAGATTCCGGATACAATTACCTCGTGGGTGGTGACGGGATTCTCCCTGAACCCCTTAACCGGTATTGCTTTGACCAAGAACCCCAGCAAGATTCGAGTGTTCCAGCCCTTTTTCGTGTCCACCAATCTGCCGTATTCCGTTAAGCGAG GCGAGGTAATTGCCATTCCGGTGGTGATATTCAACTACCTGGACAAGGCCCTCGATGCAGACGTAGTTATGGACAACTCAGACCAGGAGTACGAGTTTACCGAGGCCACCAATGAGGTGTTGGAGAAGGCGATCGATGAGGTGCGCCGGGTCAAGAGGGTCACGATTCCAGCCAACAGTGGCAAGAGTGTGTCATTTATGATCCGCCCGAAGAACGTGGGATCCACAACCCTGAAAATCACGGCCACCTCTCCCTTGGCCGGCGACACCATCCACCAGAAACTGAAGGTAGAGCCGGAGGGCGTAACCCAGTTCGAGAACCGGGCAGTCTTCATCAATCTTAAAGATCAGCCGGAGTTGTCGCAGTCGCTGGAAGCCGAGATTCCCAGCGAAGTGGTACCTCAGTCTGAATTCATTGAGTTCTCTGTGGTGGGTGATCTGCTGGGACCCACGCTCCAGAACCTCGACAATCTGGTGCGCATGCCCTACGGTTGCGGAGAGCAAAACATGGTCAACTTTGTGCCCAACATCCTGGTGTTGAAATACCTGGAGGTCACTGGCAGAAAACTACCAGCCGTCGAGTCCAAGGCCAGGAAGTTCCTGGAGATCGGCTATCAGAGGGAACTGACCTACAAGCACAATGATGGCTCCTACAGTGCCTTTGGAAAGTCGGATGCCTCTGGCAGCACCTGGCTCACCGCCTACGTGATGCGGTCCTTCCATCAAGCGGGAACCTACACGGATGTTGATCCCAAGGTTGTGGTTGCAGGTCTCGATTTCCTCGTTTCCAAGCAGAAGGAGAGTGGCGAATTCCCGGAGGTGGGAAAACTCTTTGACAATGCCAACCAGAATGCCCTGGGTCTCACTTCGTTCGTACTACTGGCCTTCTTCGAGAATCAT GAACTCTTGTCGAAATACCAGTCGGCTGTTGAGAAGGCAGTTCAGTATGTGGCCGAGGAGACCGACAAGACGGACGACCAGTATTCCCTGGCCATTGCCGCCGTTGCCCTGCAACTAGCCAAGCATCCGCAAGCGGAGAAGGTCCTGGCcaagttggagaacgtggccCGAAACGAAAACGATCGCAGGTGGTGGTCCAAGGCTCCGGAGTCGACGGGAGAGGAGGGCAGATTCTTCCACTGGAAGCCTCGCAGCAACGACGTGGAGATCACCTCCTATGTGCTGCTCGCTCTCCTCGAAAAGGATGCGGCGGAGAAGTCGCTGCCCATCATGAAGTGGCTGATCTCACAGCGAAACAGCAACGGAGGATTCGCCTCCACCCAGGACACGGTGATTGGACTGCAGGCCCTCACGAAGTTCGCCTACAAGACGGGTTCCGGTTCGGGCACCATGGATATAGAGTTTGCTCCAGCGGGAGGATCGAAAGACACGATCAAGGTTAACCCTGAGAACTCACTTGTTCTGCAGACCCACGTCCTGCCCAAGGACACTCGCAAACTGGACTTCACAGCCAAGGGCACTGGATCTGCGATGGTCCAGCTATCCTACCGCTACAACCTGGCTGAGAAGGACAAGAAGCCCAGCTTTAAGGTGACGCCCACGGTGAAGGACTCCGCGTCCAACCAACTGCTGGTGGTGGACATCTGCGCCGAGTACGTGCCCTTGGATGAGGCCGACAAGGAGAAGGACTCCAACATGGCTGTCATGGAGATCGCGCTGCCCTCCGGATTTGTCGGAGACGCCGACAGCTTGGGCAAAATCGAAGCCGTGGATCGAGTGAAGCGCGTCGAGACCAAGAACTCCGACTCCACGGTGATCGTCTACTTCGACAGCCTGAGCCCCGGAGATGTCCGGTGCCTGCCGGTGGAGGCCTCCAAGGCGCATGCGGTGGCCAAGCAGAAGCCTGCCTCCGTTTCCCTGTACGACTACTACGACACGGAGCGCAAGGCCACCGAGTACTACACGGTGCAGTCGTCCCTCTGCGACATCTGCGAGGGCAGCGACTGCGGAGAGGGCTGCAAGAAGGCCTAA